In Kwoniella shandongensis chromosome 10, complete sequence, one genomic interval encodes:
- a CDS encoding 1,3-beta-glucan synthase component FKS1 has protein sequence MSYPNPPPGPKHQPSSYSSGSSDPFNAQANQLPYDNQPQFAGGGAYAHPNALNPGAGGAGVAPPGQGGQYAPYYDNEPEMGGRFEGGGMGRETWASESGWSQGDGNYASSDYHGQPGYLPSRASTPTFTEGSKDGHRPREPYPAWTTEANIPLSKEEIEDVLIDLANKFGFQKDSSRNVYDFLMIQLDSRASRMSPNQALLTLHADYIGGEHANYRKWYFAAQLDLDDAIGAVQNPGLSRVRSVARRGKGAKGKTAPATAQEKSLDSATSRWRTAMNNMSQYDRLRQVALYLLCWGEAAQVRFMPECLCFIFKCADDYYRSPECQNRVEAVPEGLYLRAVVKPLYKFLRDQGYEVVDGKFLRRERDHDEIIGYDDVNQLFWYPEGVSKIVLTDKTRLVDIPPAQRFMKFDRIDWNKVFFKTYLEKRSFFHLLVNFNRIWVLHISVFWFYTAYNAPSIYSVRGSTKSTTPMAWSMSGLGGAVATLIMIAATLAEFSYIPTTWNNTSHLTRRLVFLLVILAITGGPSIYIAFWNQNGQVSLILGIVQFFCSVVATAAFATLPSGRMFGDRVAGKSRKYLANQTFTASYPRLSRSSRMASFLLWFLVFGCKFTESYFFLTLSFRDPIKVMVGMKVQNCNDKYFGSGLCTNQPAFALTVMFVMDLTLFFLDTFLWYVIWNTVFSIARSFSLGMSIWTPWKDIFARLPKRIYAKILATADMEVKYKPKVLVSQVWNAVIISMYREHLLSIEHVQKLLYHQVQSDQPGKRTLRAPAFFISQGDKGAKTEFFPKGSEAERRISFFAQSLTTAIPEPIPVEAMPTFTVLVPHYSEKILLSLREIIREEDQNTRVTLLEYLKQLHPIEWDNFVRDTKILAEESNMFNGTNPFSGDEKAEAKKADDIPFYTIGFKSAAPEYTLRTRIWASLRAQTLYRTVSGFMNYSKAIKLLYRVENPEVVQLFGGNTDQLERELERMARRKFKFVVSMQRYSKFNKEEHENAEFLLRAYPDLQIAYLDEEPPRKDGGESRIFSALVDGHSEILPNGRRRPKFRIELPGNPILGDGKSDNQNHAIVFYRGEYLQLIDANQDNYLEECLKIRNVLGEFEEFRVSQHSPYAPNGHADFAKFPVAILGAREYIFSENIGILGDIAAGKEQTFGTLAARSLSFIGGKLHYGHPDFLNAIYMNTRGGVSKAQKGLHLNEDIYAGMMAFGRGGRIKHSEYYQCGKGRDLGFGTILNFQTKIGTGMGEQMLSREYYYLGTQLPIDRFLTFYYGHPGFHINNILVMMSVQVFMLALVFLGTLNKQLIVCKYSSAGDILPGQSGCYNLQPVFKWIKRCIISIFIVFWIAFVPLFVQELTERGTGRAILRLCKHFLSLSPVFEVFSTQIYMHSILNDLTFGGARYIATGRGFATTRISFSILYSRFAGPSIYIGMRTLVLLLYVTLSVWVPHLIYFWITVVGLCIAPFLFNPHQFSFVDFIIDYREFLRWMSRGNSRTHANSWVGYCRLSRTRITGFKRKRLGLPSEKLSSDVPRAPWKAILIGEIIGPICLAILFVVCYLFVKSFAVNGKTSPGLLRIAIIALGPIVWNMAFLITLFLISVFLGPCLNSRTNQFGASMAAIAHFGAVVGMVAFFEFLWFLELWDISHAVLGIIAVISVQRCIFKILIAVFLSREFKHDETNRAWWTGVWFNRGLGAHALSQPAREFVVKTIEMGLYSADFIACHLLLFFLTIPTLIPYFDRIHATMLFWLAPSQQIRPPIYSFRVRSQRRKIVFKYTIVYFIIQAVFVALILIPLLFKGVINLTPDQVPFGAVI, from the exons atGTCCTACCCCAACCCCCCTCCTGGGCCCAAACATCAACCCTCATCCTACTCCAGTGGCTCATCCGACCCCTTCAACGCGCAAGCCAACCAACTTCCTTACGACAATCAACCACAATTCGCTGGCGGTGGGGCATATGCCCACCCCAACGCTCTCAACcccggtgctggtggtgcgGGCGTAGCTCCTCCTGGACAAGGCGGACAATACGCTCCGTACTACGACAATGAGCCAGAGATGGGCGGGCGCTTTGAGGGCGGTGGTATGGGCAGAGAGACTTGGGCAAGTGAGAGTGGATGGAGTCAGggtg ATGGCAACTACGCCTCGTCCGACTACCACGGTCAGCCTGGCTATCTCCCTTCTCGTGCTTCTACCCCTACATTTACCGAGGGCAGCAAGGACGGACACCGTCCCCGCGAGCCATAC CCCGCCTGGACCACCGAGGCAAACATCCCCTTGTCcaaggaagagatcgaagacgTTCTCATTGATCTCGCCAACAAGTTTGGTTTCCAAAAAG ACTCCTCACGAAACGTCTACGACTTCCTCATGATCCAACTCGACTCCCGAGCTTCCCGAATGTCCCCCAACCAggcccttctcactcttcacGCCGACTATATCGGTGGAGAACACGCCAACTACAGAAAATGGTACTTTGCTGCGCAGCTCGATCTTGACGACGCGATCGGTGCGGTACAGAACCCCGGTCTCTCACGAGTACGATCGGTCGCGCGACGAGGAAAGGGTGCCAAGGGAAAGACAGCGCCTGCGACTGCTCAGGAGAAATCCCTCGACTCGGCAACCAGTCGATGGAGAACTGCAATGAACAATATGTCTCAATATGACCGACTTCGACAGGTCGCCCTTTATCTTCTCTGTTGGGGCGAAGCTGCTCAGGTCCGATTCATGCCGGAATGCTTGTGCTTCATCTTCAAGTGTGCGGATGACTACTACCGTTCGCCCGAGTGTCAGAACCGAGTGGAAGCTGTCCCCGAGGGTCTTTACTTGCGAGCGGTTGTCAAGCCGCTTTACAAGTTCTTGAGAGATCAAGGATACGAAGTGGTGGATGGAAAGTTCTTGCGACGAGAGCGAGACCACGACGAGATCATAGGTTACGACGATGTCAACCAGTTGTTCTGGTACCCTGAGGGTGTCAGCAAGATCGTGTTGACCGACAAAACTCGACTGGTCGACATCCCCCCCGCTCAACGATTCATGAAGTTTGACCGAATCGACTGGAACAAGGTCTTCTTCAAGACTTATCTCGAAAAGCGATCGTTCTTCCACTTGTTGGTCAACTTCAACCGTATCTGGGTCCTGCATATCTCCGTCTTCTGGTTCTACACTGCTTACAACGCTCCGTCTATCTACTCTGTTCGAGGCTCGACCAAATCGACCACTCCCATGGCTTGGTCCATGTCCGGTTTGGGTGGTGCGGTCGCAACTCTTATCATGATCGCGGCGACACTCGCAGAGTTCAGCTACATCCCTACTACCTGGAACAACACCTCGCATCTTACCCGAAGGCTGGtattcctcctcgtcatttTGGCTATCACCGGTGGACCGTCAATCTATATTGCCTTCTGGAACCAAAATGGTCAAGTCTCGCTCATCCTCGGTATCGTACAATTCTTCTGTTCCGTCGTCGCAACCGCTGCCTTTGCCACGCTACCTTCCGGTCGAATGTTCGGTGATCGAGTTGCTGGAAAGAGTCGAAAGTATCTCGCGAACCAGACCTTTACCGCCTCGTACCCCCGTCTCAGCAGGAGCAGTCGAATGGCTTCGTTCTTGCTTTGgttcctcgtcttcggcTGTAAATTCACCGAGTCttacttcttcttgactttgtCTTTCCGTGACCCCATCAAGGTCATGGTGGGCATGAAGGTCCAGAACTGTAACGACAAGTACTTTGGCTCCGGACTCTGTACCAACCAACCGGCATTCGCCTTGACCGTCATGTTCGTCATGGATTTgaccctcttcttcctcgacacGTTCTTGTGGTATGTCATCTGGAACACCGTCTTCTCGATCGCAAGGAGTTTCTCTCTCGGTATGAGTATCTGGACTCCCTGGAAGGATATCTTTGCCAGATTGCCGAAGAGAATCTACGCAAAGATCTTGGCCACTGCGGATATGGAGGTGAAATATAAACCGAAGGTCTTGGTATCTCAAGTCTGGAACGCTGTCATCATCTCAATGTACCGAGAACACTTGCTCTCCATCGAGCATGTTCAAAAGTTGCTCTACCACCAAGTACAATCCGACCAACCCGGCAAACGAACCCTTCGAGCTCCTgcattcttcatctcccaAGGCGACAAGGGGGCCAAGACCGAATTTTTCCCCAAGGGCAGTGAAGCGGAACGACGTATCTCTTTCTTCGCTCAATCGCTCACCACTGCCATTCCCGAGCCTATCCCTGTCGAGGCTATGCCCACTTTCACCGTTCTCGTTCCTCACTActcggagaagatcttgcTTTCACTCAGAGAGATTATCCGAGAGGAGGACCAGAACACACGAGTTACCCTGCTCGAGTACCTCAAGCAACTTCACCCGATCGAATGGGACAACTTTGTGCGAGACACCAAGATCTTGGCGGAGGAATCGAACATGTTCAACGGAACCAACCCCTTCAGCGGAGACGAAAAGgccgaggcgaagaaggcggacGATATTCCCTTCTACACGATCGGTTTCAAATCTGCTGCTCCCGAATACACCCTCCGAACTCGAATCTGGGCTTCGCTCCGTGCTCAAACCCTTTACCGTACTGTCTCTGGTTTCATGAACTACTCCAAGGCTATCAAGCTTCTCTACCGAGTCGAGAACCCTGAGGTCGTCCAGCTCTTTGGCGGAAACACCGATCAACTCGAAcgagagctcgagcgaaTGGCCAGACGAAAGTTCAAGTTCGTCGTGTCTATGCAACGGTACTCCAAGTTCAACAAGGAAGAGCATGAGAACGCCGAGTTCTTGCTCCGAGCATACCCCGATCTGCAAATCGCCTACCTTGACGAGGAGCCTCCCAGGAAGGACGGTGGTGAATCGAGAATTTTCTCTGCTCTTGTCGACGGACACTCTGAGATCTTGCCCAACGGACGACGAAGGCCTAAGTTCAGGATCGAACTCCCTGGTAACCCCATTCTCGGTGACGGTAAATCGGATAACCAGAACCACGCCATTGTCTTCTACCGAGGTGAATATCTCCAGCTCATCGATGCGAACCAGGACAACTATCTGGAAGAGTGTCTGAAGATCCGAAATGTTCTTGGCGAGTTTGAAGAGTTCCGAGTTAGTCAACACTCCCCCTACGCACCCAACGGTCACGCCGACTTTGCGAAATTCCCCGTCGCCATTCTCGGTGCCCGAGAGTACATTTTCTCGGAGAACATTGGTATCCTTGGTGACATTGCTGCTGGAAAGGAACAAACATTCGGTACCCTTGCTGCGAGGTCGTTGTCGTTCATTGGAGGAAAGCTCCATTATggtcat CCCGATTTCCTCAACGCTATTTACATGAACACCCGTGGTGGTGTATCCAAAGCTCAAAAGGGTCTCCACTTGAACGAAGATATCTACGCCGGTATGATGGCctttggtcgaggaggtcgaaTCAAGCACTCCGAATACTACCAATGTGGTAAAGGTCGAGATCTCGGTTTCGGTACCATTCTCAATTTCCAGACCAAGATCGGTACCGGTATGGGTGAACAAATGCTTTCACGAGAGTATTACTACCTTGGAACGCAACTGCCCATCGACAGGTTCTTGACTTTCTACTACGGTCACCCTGGTTtccacatcaacaacattcTCGTCATGATGTCGGTTCAAGTCTTCATGCTTGCATTGGTCTTCCTCGGTACCCTCAACAAGCAACTCATCGTTTGCAAGTACTCGTCTGCTGGTGATATCCTTCCTGGACAGAGTGGTTGTTACAACCTCCAACCGGTGTTCAAGTGGATCAAGCGATGTATCATTTCGATCTTCATCGTGTTCTGGATTGCCTTTGTTCCTCTCTTCgtgcaag AACTTACCGAGCGAGGTACTGGTCGAGCCATCCTTCGACTCTGCAAGCACTTCTTGTCTCTCTCGCCCGTCTTCGAAGTCTTCTCCACTCAGATCTACATGCACTCGATCTTGAACGATTTGACTTTCGGTGGAGCTAGATACATTGCGACTGGTCGTGGTTTCGCTACCACCCGTATCTCCTTCAGTATCCTATA CTCTCGATTCGCTGGACCCTCCATCTACATCGGTATGAGAACCCTCGTCCTCCTGCTCTACGTCACCTTGAGTGTCTGGGTCCCTCACTTGATCTACTTCTGGATCACTGTGGTTGGTCTTTGTATCGcgcccttcctcttcaaccccCATCAGTTCTCGTTCGTCGACTTTATTATCGACTACCGAGAGTTCCTCCGATGGATGTCTCGAGGTAACTCGCGAACTCATGCCAACTCCTGGGTCGGTTATTGTCGACTATCTCGAACTCGAATCACCGGTTTCAAGCGAAAGAGGTTGGGTCTTCCTTCCGAGAAGCTGTCGAGTGATGTCCCTCGTGCCCCCTGGAAGGCTATCTTGATCGGCGAGATCATCGGTCCTATCTGTCTCGCCATCCTTTTCGTTGTCTGTTACCTTTTCGTCAAGTCTTTCGCTGTGAACGGCAAGACTTCGCCTGGTTTGCTTCGAATTGCCATTATCGCTCTTGGTCCTATCGTCTGGAACATGGCGTTCTTGATTactctcttcttgatctcggtCTTCCTTGGCCCCTGC TTGAACTCGCGAACCAACCAATTCGGTGCCAGTATGGCTGCGATCGCACACTTTGGTGCTGTTGTCGGTATGGTCGCATTCTTCGAATTCCTCTGGTTCCTGGAGCTTTGGGATATCTCCCACGCCGTCCTTGGTATCATTGCCGTCATCAGTGTGCAGAGGTGTATCTTCAAGATCCTCATCGCTGTGTTCCTGTCCCGAGAGTTCAAGCATGACGAGACGAACAGGGCTTGGTGGACT GGTGTCTGGTTCAACCGAGGTCTTGGTGCGCATGCGCTCAGTCAACCGGCTCGAGAGTTTGTTGTCAAAACGATTGAAATGGGCTTGTACTCTGCCGACTTTATCGCTTGTCACT tgcttctcttcttccttacGATCCCTACCCTCATCCCTTACTTTGACCGAATACACGCGACCATGCTCTTCTGGCTTGCGCCGAGTCAACAGATCCGACCTCCTATCTACAGTTTCAGAGTGAGGAGTCAGCGAAGGAAGATTGTTTtcaagt ACACAATTGTGTACTTTATCATCCAAGCGGTGTTCGTCGCTCTTATCCTCATCCCTCTACTCTTCAAGGGTGTCATCAACCTTACTCCCGATCAAGTACCTTTCGGAGCAGTGATCTAA